From one Malus sylvestris chromosome 1, drMalSylv7.2, whole genome shotgun sequence genomic stretch:
- the LOC126620049 gene encoding uncharacterized protein LOC126620049 has product MIKAMTSVSRTKAGAAAIKSSTYKRWGRRHPFIRYGLPMISLTVCGAVGLGHMIQGSKDIAKVKDDQEWEIIETRKALSRTGPVDAYKPKKTSLEEELKVLQQKVDINKYDYKPIPRPSEGK; this is encoded by the exons ATGATCAAGGCGATGACAAGCGTCAGCAGAACAAAAGCCGGCGCGGCTGCGATTAAATCATCGACGTACAAGCGATGGGGGCGGAGACACCCGTTTATCCGATACGGCCTTCCGATGATCTCGCTCACCGTGTGCGGCGCGGTGGGGCTCGGTCacatgatacaaggaagcaagGACATCGCGAAGGTGAAGGACGATCAGGAGTGGGAGATCATCGAGACCCGAAAAGCACTTTCCAGAACGGGGCCCGTTGACGCCTACAAGCCGAAGAAGACATCGCTCGAGGAAGAGCTCAAG GTTTTGCAGCAGAAAGTGGACATTAACAAGTACGATTACAAGCCGATTCCTCGCCCAAGTGAAGGAAAATGA